Below is a window of Drosophila nasuta strain 15112-1781.00 chromosome X, ASM2355853v1, whole genome shotgun sequence DNA.
TGCACTAAATTAGAATTATGGTATTTTCTGTAATTGTAGAATTAACATAAAAGTGCGTATATATGTGCTCGCGTGCTGTTAGCTCAATTTTGCGTTAACAGACTTTTTCCTTCGtttggaaaatataccaatataccacaCAAAATGTGATAACATTAAGGCAATTATTGCGGGTTTTGTGTTTTCGCTTGGctaataaactatatttcgTTAATCAATCAATTGAGTATTGTATTATGTTAATTACTCAATAATAAATCAtgttaaatattgcaattttatattatttggatGGGAAACAGCAGTAAGTTAACCGTCAAAATCGATAGCTTGAAAAATCTCAAAAACATCGAAACTTAATCGATAATCCTCATTCTTATCAGTTATGCGCCCCATATTTGAATAAACAAAACGATTTTAAATGCTAATTGAAGGGGAAACACACTGCTCAAATGACAAGACAAGAATAATAGTCAGCTTTAAtacaaacaaaagtaaaatgtGGGAATTAAGCTTAATCTCTAAGTGACAAATTGATTTCTGAGGCACACGTTCACAAAGTAGACACATAGTAGATGCCTTGGCAGACGTTACAATTGTGTCGCCTGCTCTGGCCCTGCTCCGTTTCCGGATCGGGTTGCAGTGATTCGAAATAGTTGTTGACCACGTCGAGAATGTGCTGACGACGTCGCTCCAGAAAGTCAGCGGCGTGCTGCTGATAATTGTTGATGCAGTGCATCAGGATACGATACAGCACTAGTTCGGTGGAGACAAACGTGTTGAGCCGGCGATCAATGCCATCCACTTGCTGCTCCATAAAAGTGCGCGTTAAGCGCAACAGAAACTGTGTTGCCTGCTCGCTGTAGTAACGCGACGTGGCGTCCAGCACATCCATAAAGCTGCCCAAATTGCCAATTTGTCGTACAAACTTGAGCCCAAATTGGGCGGCCAACTGTTCCACATCAAGACGCATCTCCCCATCTTCAGTAGTCACAACAAAACTGGGCAACAAACCAGCGGCAGCTGCTCCAACGGCTGTTAATACTGTGGCACCTTGGGCGAGATGTGAGTGTAGCTTGTGCAGCCCCAGCAGCGCCTCCTTCACGGGAATATCGTTCAAAGTGCGCACAATGTCCAGCTTAAACTTCTTGCCGCCACCTTGCAGCTTGCTCGACTCCTGCGAAATGCGATTCAGGGCTTTGCGCGTCTGCTGTCGCAAAGCACGGCGCAAACTTGCGCCATTCGAGACCTTGGCAGCGATGCGGAGGTTGTTAACAGAGTGGGTAAAAATGAGCAAACTGCTAGCCACCTGCAGCACATCGTAACGCGTCAAGGGCTCCTCATCGCGTAGCTTCAGATATAGCTCGAAAACACCGTTGAGCACACCACCACCCGATACCAGTACGGACGACACATTGATGCCACGCACGGCCAGCTGTGTGCCCAAACTTGCCCGGCTCGCAAATGCTGTCAGCGCTGTGGTGGCTCCTGTGGCGCCGAGACCCACCACGCCTCCGGCCACGCCCAGCCAGCTGGTGCGTGCTTCGCGATCACGCAGCGATGTGGACTGTGCGTGCCAGCGACGATCGATCAGACGTCCTACCGAACGTATTGTGCTGTAGGCGGCCGTTGACACGCCCACCACGGTGGCAGCAATTAGTAGCGGCGCCGCCACTGGCAACGCCAACGTGGCAGCCACGGGCACAGTGGCCACTAGACCACCCATAGTGGCAATGTTGTCGCCCACatgcagcagttgctgcttgAGACACGATGCTGGCGTCGCTTGCACTGTGAGCAGCATCTGATCCTCGCCAGCGCCGCCAAATGTGTAGATGCCCAATTGAGGGGCTATCATCAGGCCCTTGGGTAGCGAGTTGTTGCCCAGATAGCTTGACCAGTTCGGATAGACGCGACCCAGCTCATCGATGAAGATCATGCAACAGTTTTCACTGCTGTCTCGGTTACCCGTCGAAGGTTGAATGCATTTCCTGGTGCGCACTACGGGATGACAGCTGAAGCTGGTGGACTGCAGTGCTAGCTGGGCATTCGTTTCGCTAGTGACCAGCACATAGATAATGCTGGAGAGCAGTGTGCCATTGGTGTAGATCCTTTGTTTCCAAACGTTGTCGAAGAGCTGTTGTCGCTGCCTCTCCAATTGTTTGACATTTTTGCTTGCATTTGACTCGCAAATTATATTGGTAATCTTTTGTTTCAGTACCTCGGACTGTTGCGCCGACAGGCTGAAACAATTACAAGTAGTTGGAGTAGTTTTTGATTA
It encodes the following:
- the LOC132796062 gene encoding uncharacterized protein LOC132796062, coding for MARTAFDVQRDFALSSGLRSEIIWDSLSAQQSEVLKQKITNIICESNASKNVKQLERQRQQLFDNVWKQRIYTNGTLLSSIIYVLVTSETNAQLALQSTSFSCHPVVRTRKCIQPSTGNRDSSENCCMIFIDELGRVYPNWSSYLGNNSLPKGLMIAPQLGIYTFGGAGEDQMLLTVQATPASCLKQQLLHVGDNIATMGGLVATVPVAATLALPVAAPLLIAATVVGVSTAAYSTIRSVGRLIDRRWHAQSTSLRDREARTSWLGVAGGVVGLGATGATTALTAFASRASLGTQLAVRGINVSSVLVSGGGVLNGVFELYLKLRDEEPLTRYDVLQVASSLLIFTHSVNNLRIAAKVSNGASLRRALRQQTRKALNRISQESSKLQGGGKKFKLDIVRTLNDIPVKEALLGLHKLHSHLAQGATVLTAVGAAAAGLLPSFVVTTEDGEMRLDVEQLAAQFGLKFVRQIGNLGSFMDVLDATSRYYSEQATQFLLRLTRTFMEQQVDGIDRRLNTFVSTELVLYRILMHCINNYQQHAADFLERRRQHILDVVNNYFESLQPDPETEQGQSRRHNCNVCQGIYYVSTL